One genomic region from Manis pentadactyla isolate mManPen7 chromosome 12, mManPen7.hap1, whole genome shotgun sequence encodes:
- the GCDH gene encoding glutaryl-CoA dehydrogenase, mitochondrial isoform X1 — protein sequence MRRPVRPQPLPPQPEVKRLGCTEACALGGKVPGEDWPEAGSARAGATGEAAPLGRSRSPRLAVVVSLAVQPAAHMALRGVSARLLSRGACLRLLSTRGSAAAQTEKGGKTQSKPTKPSRPEFDWRDPLMLEEQLTTDEILIRDTFRTYCQERLMPRILLANRNEVFHREIISEMGELGVLGPTIKGYGCAGVSSVAYGLLARELERVDSGYRSTMSVQSSLVMHPIYAYGSKEQRQKYLPRLAKGELLGCFGLTEPNYGSDPSSMETRARHNPSSRSYTLNGTKTWITNSPVADLFVVWARCEDGYIRGFLLEKGVQGLTAPTIKGKFSLRASATGMIVMDGVEVPEDNVLPGVSGLAGPFGCLNNARYGIAWGVLGAAEFCLHTARQYTLDRIQFGIPLARNQLIQKKLADMLTEIALGLHACLQLGRLKDQDKATPEMVSLLKRNNCGKALDIARQARDMLGGNGISDEYHVIRHAMNLEAVNTYEGTHDIHALILGRAITGIQAFTASK from the exons ATGAGAAGACCTGTTCGGCCtcagcccctcccaccccagccagaGGTCAAAAGGCTTGGTTGTACTGAGGCCTGTGCGCTAGGAGGGAAGGTTCCCGGTGAGGACTGGCCAGAGGCCGGGAGCGCAAGGGCTGGGGCCACGGGTGAGGCTGCTCCGCTCGGCCGCTCCCGCTCCCCCAGATTGGCGGTGGTTGTTTCTCTCGCTGTCCAGCCCGCTGCCCATATGGCCCTGAGAGGCGTCTCCGCGCGGCTGCTGAGCCGCGGAGCCTGCCTGCGTTTACTGAGCACGCGGGGGTCGGCGGCGGCGCAGACAG AGAAGGGCGGGAAGACACAGAGCAAACCGACCAAGC CCTCGCGTCCGGAATTTGACTGGAGAGACCCACTGATGCTGGAGGAGCAGCTGACAACGGATGAGATCCTCATCAGAGACACCTTCAGAACCTACTGCCAGGAGCGACTCATGCCTCGCATCCTACTGGCCAATCGCAACGAAG TGTTTCACCGGGAGATTATCTCCGAGATGGGGGAGCTGGGTGTGCTGGGCCCCACCATCAAAG GGTATGGCTGTGCTGGGGTCTCTTCTGTGGCCTATGGGCTTCTGGCCCGAGAGCTGGAGCGGGTGGACAGTGGCTACAGGTCTACCATGAGTGTCCAGTCCTCCCTGGTCATGCACCCTATCTACGCCTACGGCAGCAAGGAGCAGCGGCAGAAATACTTGCCCCGGCTGG CCAAGGGGGAGCTCCTGGGCTGCtttggactcacagaacccaactaTGGAAGTGACCCCAGCAGCATGGAGACCAGAGCCCGCCACAACCCATCCAGCAGGAGCTATACTCTCAATGGGACCAAGACCTG GATCACCAACTCACCTGTGGCTGACCTGTTTGTGGTATGGGCTCGGTGTGAAGATGGCTACATTCGGGGCTTCCTTCTGGAGAAGGGGGTGCAGGGCCTCACAGCCCCTACGATCAAGGGCAAGTTCTCCCTGCGGGCCTCAGCCACGGGCATGATTGTCATGGACGGTGTGGAAGTGCCAGAAGATAATGTGCTGCCTGGAGTGTCTGGTCTGGCG GGTCCCTTCGGCTGCCTGAACAATGCTCGGTATGGCATCGCCTGGGGCGTGCTTGGCGCTGCAGAGTTCTGTTTGCACACTGCCCGGCAGTATACCCTGGATAG GATCCAGTTTGGCATCCCATTGGCTAGGAACCAGCTGATTCAGAAGAAACTGGCAGATATGCTCACTGAGATCGCACTGGGCCTTCATGCCTGCCTGCAGCTCGGCCGCTTGAAGGATCAAGACAA GGCCACCCCGGAAATGGTCTCCCTGCTGAAGAGGAATAACTGTGGGAAGGCCCTGGACATTGCCCGCCAGGCCCGAGATATGCTGGGGGGGAATGGGATTTCTGACGAGTACCACGTGATCCGGCATGCCATGAACCTGGAGGCTGTGAACACCTATGAGG GCACTCATGATATTCACGCTTTGATCCTTGGAAGAGCGATCACAGGGATCCAGGCGTTCACGGCCAGCAAGTGA
- the GCDH gene encoding glutaryl-CoA dehydrogenase, mitochondrial isoform X2, with protein MRRPVRPQPLPPQPEVKRLGCTEACALGGKVPGEDWPEAGSARAGATGEAAPLGRSRSPRLAVVVSLAVQPAAHMALRGVSARLLSRGACLRLLSTRGSAAAQTASRPEFDWRDPLMLEEQLTTDEILIRDTFRTYCQERLMPRILLANRNEVFHREIISEMGELGVLGPTIKGYGCAGVSSVAYGLLARELERVDSGYRSTMSVQSSLVMHPIYAYGSKEQRQKYLPRLAKGELLGCFGLTEPNYGSDPSSMETRARHNPSSRSYTLNGTKTWITNSPVADLFVVWARCEDGYIRGFLLEKGVQGLTAPTIKGKFSLRASATGMIVMDGVEVPEDNVLPGVSGLAGPFGCLNNARYGIAWGVLGAAEFCLHTARQYTLDRIQFGIPLARNQLIQKKLADMLTEIALGLHACLQLGRLKDQDKATPEMVSLLKRNNCGKALDIARQARDMLGGNGISDEYHVIRHAMNLEAVNTYEGTHDIHALILGRAITGIQAFTASK; from the exons ATGAGAAGACCTGTTCGGCCtcagcccctcccaccccagccagaGGTCAAAAGGCTTGGTTGTACTGAGGCCTGTGCGCTAGGAGGGAAGGTTCCCGGTGAGGACTGGCCAGAGGCCGGGAGCGCAAGGGCTGGGGCCACGGGTGAGGCTGCTCCGCTCGGCCGCTCCCGCTCCCCCAGATTGGCGGTGGTTGTTTCTCTCGCTGTCCAGCCCGCTGCCCATATGGCCCTGAGAGGCGTCTCCGCGCGGCTGCTGAGCCGCGGAGCCTGCCTGCGTTTACTGAGCACGCGGGGGTCGGCGGCGGCGCAGACAG CCTCGCGTCCGGAATTTGACTGGAGAGACCCACTGATGCTGGAGGAGCAGCTGACAACGGATGAGATCCTCATCAGAGACACCTTCAGAACCTACTGCCAGGAGCGACTCATGCCTCGCATCCTACTGGCCAATCGCAACGAAG TGTTTCACCGGGAGATTATCTCCGAGATGGGGGAGCTGGGTGTGCTGGGCCCCACCATCAAAG GGTATGGCTGTGCTGGGGTCTCTTCTGTGGCCTATGGGCTTCTGGCCCGAGAGCTGGAGCGGGTGGACAGTGGCTACAGGTCTACCATGAGTGTCCAGTCCTCCCTGGTCATGCACCCTATCTACGCCTACGGCAGCAAGGAGCAGCGGCAGAAATACTTGCCCCGGCTGG CCAAGGGGGAGCTCCTGGGCTGCtttggactcacagaacccaactaTGGAAGTGACCCCAGCAGCATGGAGACCAGAGCCCGCCACAACCCATCCAGCAGGAGCTATACTCTCAATGGGACCAAGACCTG GATCACCAACTCACCTGTGGCTGACCTGTTTGTGGTATGGGCTCGGTGTGAAGATGGCTACATTCGGGGCTTCCTTCTGGAGAAGGGGGTGCAGGGCCTCACAGCCCCTACGATCAAGGGCAAGTTCTCCCTGCGGGCCTCAGCCACGGGCATGATTGTCATGGACGGTGTGGAAGTGCCAGAAGATAATGTGCTGCCTGGAGTGTCTGGTCTGGCG GGTCCCTTCGGCTGCCTGAACAATGCTCGGTATGGCATCGCCTGGGGCGTGCTTGGCGCTGCAGAGTTCTGTTTGCACACTGCCCGGCAGTATACCCTGGATAG GATCCAGTTTGGCATCCCATTGGCTAGGAACCAGCTGATTCAGAAGAAACTGGCAGATATGCTCACTGAGATCGCACTGGGCCTTCATGCCTGCCTGCAGCTCGGCCGCTTGAAGGATCAAGACAA GGCCACCCCGGAAATGGTCTCCCTGCTGAAGAGGAATAACTGTGGGAAGGCCCTGGACATTGCCCGCCAGGCCCGAGATATGCTGGGGGGGAATGGGATTTCTGACGAGTACCACGTGATCCGGCATGCCATGAACCTGGAGGCTGTGAACACCTATGAGG GCACTCATGATATTCACGCTTTGATCCTTGGAAGAGCGATCACAGGGATCCAGGCGTTCACGGCCAGCAAGTGA
- the GCDH gene encoding glutaryl-CoA dehydrogenase, mitochondrial isoform X3 gives MRRPVRPQPLPPQPEVKRLGCTEACALGGKVPGEDWPEAGSARAGATGEAAPLGRSRSPRLAVVVSLAVQPAAHMALRGVSARLLSRGACLRLLSTRGSAAAQTEKGGKTQSKPTKPSRPEFDWRDPLMLEEQLTTDEILIRDTFRTYCQERLMPRILLANRNEGYGCAGVSSVAYGLLARELERVDSGYRSTMSVQSSLVMHPIYAYGSKEQRQKYLPRLAKGELLGCFGLTEPNYGSDPSSMETRARHNPSSRSYTLNGTKTWITNSPVADLFVVWARCEDGYIRGFLLEKGVQGLTAPTIKGKFSLRASATGMIVMDGVEVPEDNVLPGVSGLAGPFGCLNNARYGIAWGVLGAAEFCLHTARQYTLDRIQFGIPLARNQLIQKKLADMLTEIALGLHACLQLGRLKDQDKATPEMVSLLKRNNCGKALDIARQARDMLGGNGISDEYHVIRHAMNLEAVNTYEGTHDIHALILGRAITGIQAFTASK, from the exons ATGAGAAGACCTGTTCGGCCtcagcccctcccaccccagccagaGGTCAAAAGGCTTGGTTGTACTGAGGCCTGTGCGCTAGGAGGGAAGGTTCCCGGTGAGGACTGGCCAGAGGCCGGGAGCGCAAGGGCTGGGGCCACGGGTGAGGCTGCTCCGCTCGGCCGCTCCCGCTCCCCCAGATTGGCGGTGGTTGTTTCTCTCGCTGTCCAGCCCGCTGCCCATATGGCCCTGAGAGGCGTCTCCGCGCGGCTGCTGAGCCGCGGAGCCTGCCTGCGTTTACTGAGCACGCGGGGGTCGGCGGCGGCGCAGACAG AGAAGGGCGGGAAGACACAGAGCAAACCGACCAAGC CCTCGCGTCCGGAATTTGACTGGAGAGACCCACTGATGCTGGAGGAGCAGCTGACAACGGATGAGATCCTCATCAGAGACACCTTCAGAACCTACTGCCAGGAGCGACTCATGCCTCGCATCCTACTGGCCAATCGCAACGAAG GGTATGGCTGTGCTGGGGTCTCTTCTGTGGCCTATGGGCTTCTGGCCCGAGAGCTGGAGCGGGTGGACAGTGGCTACAGGTCTACCATGAGTGTCCAGTCCTCCCTGGTCATGCACCCTATCTACGCCTACGGCAGCAAGGAGCAGCGGCAGAAATACTTGCCCCGGCTGG CCAAGGGGGAGCTCCTGGGCTGCtttggactcacagaacccaactaTGGAAGTGACCCCAGCAGCATGGAGACCAGAGCCCGCCACAACCCATCCAGCAGGAGCTATACTCTCAATGGGACCAAGACCTG GATCACCAACTCACCTGTGGCTGACCTGTTTGTGGTATGGGCTCGGTGTGAAGATGGCTACATTCGGGGCTTCCTTCTGGAGAAGGGGGTGCAGGGCCTCACAGCCCCTACGATCAAGGGCAAGTTCTCCCTGCGGGCCTCAGCCACGGGCATGATTGTCATGGACGGTGTGGAAGTGCCAGAAGATAATGTGCTGCCTGGAGTGTCTGGTCTGGCG GGTCCCTTCGGCTGCCTGAACAATGCTCGGTATGGCATCGCCTGGGGCGTGCTTGGCGCTGCAGAGTTCTGTTTGCACACTGCCCGGCAGTATACCCTGGATAG GATCCAGTTTGGCATCCCATTGGCTAGGAACCAGCTGATTCAGAAGAAACTGGCAGATATGCTCACTGAGATCGCACTGGGCCTTCATGCCTGCCTGCAGCTCGGCCGCTTGAAGGATCAAGACAA GGCCACCCCGGAAATGGTCTCCCTGCTGAAGAGGAATAACTGTGGGAAGGCCCTGGACATTGCCCGCCAGGCCCGAGATATGCTGGGGGGGAATGGGATTTCTGACGAGTACCACGTGATCCGGCATGCCATGAACCTGGAGGCTGTGAACACCTATGAGG GCACTCATGATATTCACGCTTTGATCCTTGGAAGAGCGATCACAGGGATCCAGGCGTTCACGGCCAGCAAGTGA
- the GCDH gene encoding glutaryl-CoA dehydrogenase, mitochondrial isoform X4, with protein MRRPVRPQPLPPQPEVKRLGCTEACALGGKVPASRPEFDWRDPLMLEEQLTTDEILIRDTFRTYCQERLMPRILLANRNEVFHREIISEMGELGVLGPTIKGYGCAGVSSVAYGLLARELERVDSGYRSTMSVQSSLVMHPIYAYGSKEQRQKYLPRLAKGELLGCFGLTEPNYGSDPSSMETRARHNPSSRSYTLNGTKTWITNSPVADLFVVWARCEDGYIRGFLLEKGVQGLTAPTIKGKFSLRASATGMIVMDGVEVPEDNVLPGVSGLAGPFGCLNNARYGIAWGVLGAAEFCLHTARQYTLDRIQFGIPLARNQLIQKKLADMLTEIALGLHACLQLGRLKDQDKATPEMVSLLKRNNCGKALDIARQARDMLGGNGISDEYHVIRHAMNLEAVNTYEGTHDIHALILGRAITGIQAFTASK; from the exons ATGAGAAGACCTGTTCGGCCtcagcccctcccaccccagccagaGGTCAAAAGGCTTGGTTGTACTGAGGCCTGTGCGCTAGGAGGGAAGGTTCCCG CCTCGCGTCCGGAATTTGACTGGAGAGACCCACTGATGCTGGAGGAGCAGCTGACAACGGATGAGATCCTCATCAGAGACACCTTCAGAACCTACTGCCAGGAGCGACTCATGCCTCGCATCCTACTGGCCAATCGCAACGAAG TGTTTCACCGGGAGATTATCTCCGAGATGGGGGAGCTGGGTGTGCTGGGCCCCACCATCAAAG GGTATGGCTGTGCTGGGGTCTCTTCTGTGGCCTATGGGCTTCTGGCCCGAGAGCTGGAGCGGGTGGACAGTGGCTACAGGTCTACCATGAGTGTCCAGTCCTCCCTGGTCATGCACCCTATCTACGCCTACGGCAGCAAGGAGCAGCGGCAGAAATACTTGCCCCGGCTGG CCAAGGGGGAGCTCCTGGGCTGCtttggactcacagaacccaactaTGGAAGTGACCCCAGCAGCATGGAGACCAGAGCCCGCCACAACCCATCCAGCAGGAGCTATACTCTCAATGGGACCAAGACCTG GATCACCAACTCACCTGTGGCTGACCTGTTTGTGGTATGGGCTCGGTGTGAAGATGGCTACATTCGGGGCTTCCTTCTGGAGAAGGGGGTGCAGGGCCTCACAGCCCCTACGATCAAGGGCAAGTTCTCCCTGCGGGCCTCAGCCACGGGCATGATTGTCATGGACGGTGTGGAAGTGCCAGAAGATAATGTGCTGCCTGGAGTGTCTGGTCTGGCG GGTCCCTTCGGCTGCCTGAACAATGCTCGGTATGGCATCGCCTGGGGCGTGCTTGGCGCTGCAGAGTTCTGTTTGCACACTGCCCGGCAGTATACCCTGGATAG GATCCAGTTTGGCATCCCATTGGCTAGGAACCAGCTGATTCAGAAGAAACTGGCAGATATGCTCACTGAGATCGCACTGGGCCTTCATGCCTGCCTGCAGCTCGGCCGCTTGAAGGATCAAGACAA GGCCACCCCGGAAATGGTCTCCCTGCTGAAGAGGAATAACTGTGGGAAGGCCCTGGACATTGCCCGCCAGGCCCGAGATATGCTGGGGGGGAATGGGATTTCTGACGAGTACCACGTGATCCGGCATGCCATGAACCTGGAGGCTGTGAACACCTATGAGG GCACTCATGATATTCACGCTTTGATCCTTGGAAGAGCGATCACAGGGATCCAGGCGTTCACGGCCAGCAAGTGA